Sequence from the Corallococcus sp. EGB genome:
TGCAGCACTCCGGCACCATGACGCGCGGTGCGGCGCGGTTGGTCATCACGGTGGTGCCGGACTCCGGAACCGGCGAGCTCACAGGGCTCGCCGGTTCGATGACCATCGACATCGCGCCGGGCGGGAAGCACTCCTACGACTTCCAGTACTCCCTGCCCGACGCGCCGTGATTCACGGTGCGCAGTAGCGGACCGCCTGGAGGGTGTGGGACTCCGGGCTCTCGGTGGACGTCATCACCAGCGCGCCCATCCAGTGCTCCGGCAGTTCCTCCAGTTGGACCCACTGCGCGTACCGGTGCAGGGGCATGTAGCCGGACCCGGGCGACAAGTCGGCCGGGACGCCGTCATGCCCCAGGGCCCAGAACCGGCCCCGCCACCCGAACCCGGAGCTGCCTTCCTGCGGGTCCGAGGACACGGAGAGCCACGCCGCCTCAAGGCCTCGCGAGGTCACCGCGGTCCCGTACCAGGGAGCTTCGCCCGGGGTCGTCACGGCCAGGGTGCGAGTGGTCCCTTCCCCGAAAAGGTCCCCCAGGACCGTCAGCGCGCGCTCACCGCCCGCCGGGCCGCGCAGCACGATGACCGGGGACTCCAAGGCACTGCCCGCCGCAGCGCCCAGGTCCACGAGCCGGGTCTCCGGATTCGCCTCCGCGGTGATGGTCCGCTCATCGCCCACGGGTTGCAGGCTGGCATCGAAGTGCTGGAGCCGCAGCAACCCTTCGGAAGCGCCATCCTTGAGCTCCTGGGCCAGGACCAGGAAGCCACCGTCGCGCAGCCCCATCACGTCCACGCCATAGAGGACCTTGTCCTGCGCGAGCACCTGCATCAGCACGCGAGGAGCCACCACGGTCTGGCCGTTCAGCTCCGTGAGCGTGCCCCACAGCTTGCTGCCACCGGAACGGAACATGGAGGTATTCCGCCAGGCCGCGAAGACCCGGGTCCCGTCCGCCGACACGGCCGCCGCGGTGGCCCTGTCCCCCACGGCCTGGTCGAAGAGGAGCGCGCCGCCCTCGGGCTCACCCTGGCGGGGCACGCGATGGCCCTGCTCGTCCAGCAGGAGGAGGTGGCCCCGCGTGTGGTCGCCAGTCGTCCCCGCTGACGAGTAGTACAGCGCGGGCCCCTGGGACGTGCGCAGCAGACGGCTGCTCACCGTGTCCAGCGCCAGGGATTCGTCCATCACCTCCACCGGAATCTCCGTGGTGCCAAGCGGAGTCAGCGCGACATCCAGCCGGATGACCCGGGTCACCGCCGCTCTGTCGAAGACCGCCGCGAGGATGCCGTCCGTCACCCGGACGCTGCTGATCCGTCCCGCATGCGGAGGCAATCCGAGCGGCGCGACCTGCGACCAGGTCGGAGGGTCCGTCACTCCGTCGCAATCATTGTCCAGACCATCGCAGCGCGTCTCCGTGGCCTCGTAGTCAGAGCCATACGACAGCGCGGTACACACCGGCTCGTAGGCCCCATCCACCACGGCGCGCCGGGCGCCCGCGCAGACACCTTGCGTCTTCTCACAGGGCAGCGGCTCCCCCAGGGAGCCCGCGTCGGCTCCGGCATCCACTTGCGTGCCGCCATCATCGCCTTGCGTGCCGCCCGCATCCGAGGTCCCCGCGTCCACGGCCCCTGCATCGGGAAGCGGATGCGTCTGCGGATCCGAATCATCGCATCCCCCCAGCGCCCCGCTGCCCACCGCCAGCACCACCGTCCAGAGCCTCGCCCATCTCATCCGGACTTCCATCATCCCCTCTTTGGCTGGCTGACATTGGCCCCGCCTGGGGACAAAGCCAAATCCACTCCAAACCCAGGGATGTATAGTTTATTCACTCCCTCTCATCCGGAGCCATGACAGGGCTTGAAGAGCCGCGAGCCATGCGCTCCCCATGAGCACGTGACGCAGGTGGTTCAATCGGACCCACCGCGTCGCGGTCTCCA
This genomic interval carries:
- a CDS encoding putative metal-binding motif-containing protein; the encoded protein is MRWARLWTVVLAVGSGALGGCDDSDPQTHPLPDAGAVDAGTSDAGGTQGDDGGTQVDAGADAGSLGEPLPCEKTQGVCAGARRAVVDGAYEPVCTALSYGSDYEATETRCDGLDNDCDGVTDPPTWSQVAPLGLPPHAGRISSVRVTDGILAAVFDRAAVTRVIRLDVALTPLGTTEIPVEVMDESLALDTVSSRLLRTSQGPALYYSSAGTTGDHTRGHLLLLDEQGHRVPRQGEPEGGALLFDQAVGDRATAAAVSADGTRVFAAWRNTSMFRSGGSKLWGTLTELNGQTVVAPRVLMQVLAQDKVLYGVDVMGLRDGGFLVLAQELKDGASEGLLRLQHFDASLQPVGDERTITAEANPETRLVDLGAAAGSALESPVIVLRGPAGGERALTVLGDLFGEGTTRTLAVTTPGEAPWYGTAVTSRGLEAAWLSVSSDPQEGSSGFGWRGRFWALGHDGVPADLSPGSGYMPLHRYAQWVQLEELPEHWMGALVMTSTESPESHTLQAVRYCAP